In the Alistipes provencensis genome, AATTCCTGCAGTACGGCGGCCAGTCGGACGAGGTGGCCGGGGAGTACTGGAGCGAGGGCGAACTGGGCGACATCGAGAACCGCGCCGCATCCTCCTGCGCCCATATCTACGGCAAGAACAAGGTCTCGGCCGAGTCGTTCACGGCGGCTTTTTCGCCCTATGCCCGCCATCCCTACCGGATGAAACAGCGCGGCGACCGCTTCTTCTCGGAGGGTATCAACAACACGCTGCTGCACGTCTACATCTCGCAGGCGGCCGACGGTCCGAAGCCGGGTATGAACGCTTTCTTCGGCAACGAGTTCAACCGCAACAATACATGGTTCGGCCAGTTGGACCTCTTCATCACCTACCTCAAACGTTGTAATTTCATGCTCCAGCAGGGGTTGAATGTGGCCGACGCGGCCTATTTCATTGGCGAGGACGTGCCGAAGATGACCGGCGTGTGCGACCCGGCGCTGCCGGCGGGCCACCAGTTCGACTACATCAATGCCGAGGTGCTGTGCCGCGACGCTACGGTGCGCGACGGCCTGCTGACGCTTCCCCACGGTACGCAATACCGCGTGCTGGTGCTGCCGCGGCAGGAGACGATGCGTCCCGAGGTGTTGGAACGGGTGATGCAGCTCGTGCGCGAAGGCGCCGTGGTGCTGGGACCCGCCCCGACGCGCTCCCCGAGCCTTGCGGGTTATCCGGAGGCCGACGGCCGCGTGCAGGCGATGGCCGCCGAGCTGTGGGGCCCCGAAAAGGGGAAGCATGTCAACCGGTACGGCAAGGGCATGATCTTCGACGGCTATTCGATGGAGGAGGTCTTCGACGCGATCGGTCTCGTGCCCGATTTTGGGTATGACGCATCGCTGCCGCTGCTGTTCGGACACCGGACGACGGACGGCGCCGAGATCTATTTCGTCTCGAACCAGTCGGAGGAGCCGGTCGAATTCACCGCCTCGTTCCGCGTTGCGGACCGCCGTCCCGAGTGGTGGCAGCCCGTGACGGGCTCGATGCGCGAACTCCCGGCCTACCGTGCCGAAGGGGCTGCGACGGAGATTCCGATGCGCCTCGAACCGTTGGAAAGCGGCTTCGTGGTCTTCCGCAAGTCGGCCGCGAAGTCGGCCGCGGAGTTCACGGCCGATGCGAATTTTCCGCGTCCGGAGACGGTCGCCGCGGTGGACGGCATCTGGCAGGTGAATTTCAAGGCGCCCGACGGAGTGGGGGATTTCACCCTCGAAACCGATACGCTCGGCGACTGGTCGCAGAGCACCGACGAGCGCCTGCGCGGATTCTCGGGTACGGCTACCTATTCGACGACGTTCGAAAAGCCCGCAGTTGACGGCGGCCGCATCCTGCTCGACTTGAACCGTGTCGGAGTGATGGCCAAGGTTCGCGTGAACGGCGCTTATGCCGGAGGCGTTTGGACGCCCCCGTACCGGGTGGACGTTACGGACCTGCTCCGCGAGGGTGAGAACGAACTCGGAATCGAGGTCGTCAATACATGGGTCAACCGTCTGATCGGCGACAGCCGCCTGCCCGCGGCGGAGCGTCGCACATGGACGCCCTACAATCCCTATACGCCGGAGTCTCCGCTGCAGGAGTCGGGGTTGATCGGTCCCGTGACGCTGCAACGGGTCGCGCTGTAAAACCCGTCAGCAAACAAAAATCCCGCACTCATCACAGAGTGCGGGATTTTTCGTATCCGGGACTTTCCCTATTTCGAGATCAGGTTGTCCCGCTCGATGTCCTTGAAATAACGGTAGGTGGCTACGCGCAGCTCCTCGGATGCCGGGTCGTCGCAGACCAAAATGCCGTTGGGATGCACCTGCAGGGCCGAGATGGTCCATTGGTGGTTGTAGGAACCCTCGACGCCGTGGCGCACCGCGCGGGCTTTCTTGTGCCCCGTGGCGAGGATCAGCACCTTCTTGGCCGAGAGCACCGTGCCCACGCCGACCGTCAGTGCGGTCTTCGGAACGAGGCTCACGTCGCCGCCGAAGAAGCGGGCGTTGACCTGAATCGTGTCCTGCGTCAGGGTCTTGATGCGCGTGCGCGAGTTGAGCGACGAGAAAGGCTCGTTGAAGGCGATGTGACCGTCCTCGCCGACGCCGCCCATGAAGAGGTCGATGCCGCCGGCCTCGACGATGCGGGCCTCGTAGTCGGCGCACTCCTTCGCCAGATCCTCGGCATTGCCGTCGAGGATGTTGACGTTCTCGGGCTTGATGTCGACGTGCTTGAAGAAGTTGTTCCACATGAACGAGTGGTAGCTCTCGGGGTGCTCCTCGGGAAGCCCTACATACTCATCCATATTGAACGTGATGACGTTTTTGAACGACACCTCGCCGGTCTTGTGGCGGCGGATCAGCTCCTTGTAGGTTTCCAGCGGGGTCGAACCCGTCGGGAGACCCAGCACGAACGGCGACTTGGTCACCTGCTCCTTGGCCTTGATCTGCTGGATGATGTAGTTGGCGGCCCACTGGGCGACCTGCTGCGGTGTATTTTCGATGATTAAACGCATGGTTGTAAACAGTTAGGGATTAGAACATTTTTACGAAGACCTCGATGGCCTGATATTCGGCCATGCCGAGGCGGTCGTAGAGCCGCGCGGTGTTCTGCGTGCGCTCCTCGGCCCGCTGCCAGAATTCGCGGGGGTCGCTGCCCGGGAAAGGCATGATATCCTTCTGCGAGAGGTGGCGGTAGATGGCGTGGCGCTTCATGATCAGCTCGTCGGGCGACAGGGGCACGGCCATGTCCACCATGCCGAGGTCCCACTCCATCCATGCGCCGCGGTAGAGCCACAGGTGGCACTCCTTGAGCCACTCGTCGTCCTTCACGACCTCGAGAGCTCCCAAGATGGCCTCCATGGCCGTGCGGT is a window encoding:
- the nagB gene encoding glucosamine-6-phosphate deaminase, yielding MRLIIENTPQQVAQWAANYIIQQIKAKEQVTKSPFVLGLPTGSTPLETYKELIRRHKTGEVSFKNVITFNMDEYVGLPEEHPESYHSFMWNNFFKHVDIKPENVNILDGNAEDLAKECADYEARIVEAGGIDLFMGGVGEDGHIAFNEPFSSLNSRTRIKTLTQDTIQVNARFFGGDVSLVPKTALTVGVGTVLSAKKVLILATGHKKARAVRHGVEGSYNHQWTISALQVHPNGILVCDDPASEELRVATYRYFKDIERDNLISK
- a CDS encoding glycosyl hydrolase, which translates into the protein MKNIRLCALAACSMLLAACDKTQGLEEGFRDPSSTDVQTSVYWYWISGNVSKEGVAADLESMKRIGIDRAFIGNIGLPEAEGTPRGPVNLLTEEWYEIMHTALKRATDLGIDIGVFNSPGWSQAGGPWIDPEEAMRYLAPVPAEVEGGRVVEVTLPAPSPDFTDVRTIAVPLPEGVLTLDASSARVSGSAGAVKVLDGNPATVLECVPGRDAVVEVKPYKGFTLRSVRIYPAHMPFAAAAELQAVKDGRTTVLRRFDINRTNPSPEVGFDPYAPVTIACEPTEADAFRLVVSGASANGGLAEVEFSALPLVERYSEKSLAKMHQTPLPYWGDYMWGRQPAETDTAAAIAPESVVDISGCLEGDRVRWEAPAGRWMILRTGMVPTGVMNGPSLEDGMGLEVDKWSPAHLAKHYDAFVGELCRRIPAADRKSWKVIVADSYEKGGQNFGDDFFEAFEARYGYDAHPYLPVFSGLTVGDRDRSDRFLWDLRRMMADRLSYDHIGALRELAHRDGFTTWLENYGHWGFPGEFLQYGGQSDEVAGEYWSEGELGDIENRAASSCAHIYGKNKVSAESFTAAFSPYARHPYRMKQRGDRFFSEGINNTLLHVYISQAADGPKPGMNAFFGNEFNRNNTWFGQLDLFITYLKRCNFMLQQGLNVADAAYFIGEDVPKMTGVCDPALPAGHQFDYINAEVLCRDATVRDGLLTLPHGTQYRVLVLPRQETMRPEVLERVMQLVREGAVVLGPAPTRSPSLAGYPEADGRVQAMAAELWGPEKGKHVNRYGKGMIFDGYSMEEVFDAIGLVPDFGYDASLPLLFGHRTTDGAEIYFVSNQSEEPVEFTASFRVADRRPEWWQPVTGSMRELPAYRAEGAATEIPMRLEPLESGFVVFRKSAAKSAAEFTADANFPRPETVAAVDGIWQVNFKAPDGVGDFTLETDTLGDWSQSTDERLRGFSGTATYSTTFEKPAVDGGRILLDLNRVGVMAKVRVNGAYAGGVWTPPYRVDVTDLLREGENELGIEVVNTWVNRLIGDSRLPAAERRTWTPYNPYTPESPLQESGLIGPVTLQRVAL